Proteins from one Listeria weihenstephanensis genomic window:
- a CDS encoding low molecular weight protein-tyrosine-phosphatase, with product MVVRVLFVCLGNICRSPMAEGMFRAKVDAAGLTDQIRIDSAATGNWNLGNPPHRGTQQVLTKHGIDHTQMRARLIDQDDFADFDYVIGMDGSNMKDLEALKPLESDVILKKLMDFAPDEKQQEVPDPYYTGNFDETERLVSAGCEGLLRAIRERYSI from the coding sequence ATGGTAGTTCGTGTATTATTTGTATGTTTGGGGAATATATGCCGGTCTCCGATGGCGGAAGGAATGTTTCGCGCGAAGGTGGATGCAGCTGGTTTAACGGATCAAATTCGAATTGATTCTGCGGCTACGGGAAATTGGAATTTAGGGAATCCGCCACATCGCGGTACGCAGCAGGTTTTGACGAAGCACGGGATTGACCATACGCAAATGCGGGCGCGTCTTATTGATCAGGATGATTTCGCCGATTTCGATTATGTGATCGGGATGGATGGCTCTAATATGAAAGATCTGGAAGCATTGAAACCACTGGAAAGTGATGTTATCTTGAAAAAACTGATGGATTTTGCGCCGGATGAAAAACAGCAGGAAGTTCCTGATCCTTACTACACTGGAAACTTCGATGAAACAGAACGTCTTGTGAGCGCTGGTTGTGAAGGGCTTTTACGAGCTATTCGGGAGCGTTATTCGATATAA